A section of the Naumovozyma dairenensis CBS 421 chromosome 5, complete genome genome encodes:
- the ESL2 gene encoding Esl2p (similar to Saccharomyces cerevisiae YIL151C and YKR096W; ancestral locus Anc_5.706) → MPQASSSTLRNLVRLPPTNTATATATATNTTTVDPAYNNENNNNNNFDDNSINDGIINNTNNTIDSINNNITNSIGNIARPKRHSSNSYNNYKTIPFTKRRIAACTPININNNNDNYNNNENMILMNNNNNNNNINNSFIDNLDYLSNTNNNTNMSTMAQYTPSKGTTISRRPSIIIRKQQQQQQQSHFTTATTIKSPSNHTSVNITPQASNYDPASEPPNSPYYLTTNSYSNMKNNNNANTTNTNNTIQPSPLPLPLPMDIPTNNSNNNNNNNITRSNNNNPQSRYFSPSPLPPPLQQNHHQQQQTSHLNPISLSNSTSTSNPNINSSALNNNNNNNNNNTNTDNNNSNNNNSNNNKTTNNPHDDNNNNNNNNNNQQPPPPPPPGSSITTKTSSQALIQKLQDIYKLIVKQEIQLQDRCSQLTTSQTTDLKNLWTIYKINLDLINNYINFITNALLPTQSKNDLHIGEEIIEIYRIERRLWVYGTITFLDVLKSFSNFMDPEVCCQFISHVFIAISLILNDIPMKYSIQWLQRLGDLSRMAIALYPSGFIDWKLSAEHWYNEAMKFTYSHGKLYYHMSTVQQNTLEAFVNLGKSVFCQETFTPSQQYMQLVIDNIYQRAFVERNNGNHRNLQLIEYLKHTEVMLLPTFLESLDLQNVVLVYFQTKFGILDSTPQPQTSDNNNNTNGANVNIPYSSSSTTTSSSSSSDNTTRSFTTIDIFRNQDMFIQNPDHLKYFFRHSGTFAQSHILQLVGFGDPKNPFALLFELPKFLKDRKDKKSKRKNSQTATTTTITANTSQTTTTTTNNNIVNMTDNNINTNNDNDNGNCPSKDGSMMSIDYINNINLNSNSSNINQLFDNNYSNILCEEFFENIDLLQFPYKIPQTIEIWLESLKNINLISLKCSIIVLKKFLNGPILIALPHLLTWIHFIISILLKIENSITDNQSKIFWYSFLKCIIPWNSIVNFLNVLMVYLLDNINDENFKLIISLSNKYNSMSSSSLNEMLKFFNQNENLPEIWKCWGTLWFDVICNKNINSDTTFLNQNNNNTTTTTKNNGEDILNDNYDTDKTLRAMGIEDHTILDCPLDGIGFVANDEDGINFYKRSIRLIFLCKSMIETFPNLGLKISHETSNYCRNTKIPQNFILNNFAFKLTNLYDPSLIIIPQTEQNIENENENENDDLEFNKSILSNIMEFFQIHEPIEEINLNLQLQPPLSILGGNENIFNYLGYKRLNFNIQSFHENGEIISGSIYSSWPIDYNKFKEQQQQQQQQEHLVNDSTMKNENVTVGDITPEDASFKEFMKLSFHLKLSTRSNNSQTQNTHKMGVSINKHRTFFVFDATSWLRHFAHIYKLSKNGFLKFAVCLTTFQELRFLRKSKDGNVVEASTRAIITMRQLYKEGKLLPLRFTGNVATDIEEHLEFEEQITWRSHVDEFVIEAIIRSQERFKTKSIQNYNLYNDDDDDDDDTKTGTTTLSNTSVGVDNNVNNSRNTNVENELVTGFSSPTPLPIDVTADDKMNKNQINDIANANATSDIDIDIDANDDEGELFLLMKKISNMLF, encoded by the coding sequence ATGCCTCAggcttcttcttcaaccCTACGAAATTTAGTAAGACTGCCTCCAACAAATACTGCTACAGCTACAGCTACAGCTACAAATACAACTACAGTTGATCCTGCATATAACAACgagaataataacaataataattttgatgataaCAGCATCAATGATggaattatcaataataccaataatacTATAGACTctatcaataataacattacaAATAGCATCGGTAATATAGCACGTCCAAAGAGACATAGCTCCAATtcttataataattataaaacTATACCCTTTACCAAAAGACGAATAGCCGCTTGCACTCcaattaatatcaataataataacgacaactataataataatgaaaacatgatcttaatgaataataataacaataataataacatcaaCAACTCCTTTATAGATAATTTGGATTATTTATCCAAtacaaacaacaatactAACATGAGTACAATGGCTCAATATACTCCCTCTAAAGGAACTACCATATCAAGAAGACCAagcataataataagaaaacaacaacaacaacaacaacaatcgCATTTTACAACTGCTACAACAATAAAATCTCCATCAAATCATACTTCTGTCAATATAACTCCTCAAGCTTCAAATTATGATCCTGCTTCGGAACCTCCAAATTCTCCTTATTATTTAACAAcaaattcatattcaaatatgaaaaataataataacgcTAATACTACTAATACAAACAATACCATACAACCATCTCCATTACCATTACCATTACCAATGGATATACCGacaaataatagtaataataataataataataatataacaagatcaaataataacaatccTCAATCAAGATATTTCTCTCCGTCTCCATTGCCTCCTCCCTTGCaacaaaatcatcatcaacaacaacaaacatCTCATCTTAATCCAATCTCTTTGTCTAATTCAACTTCAACTTCAAACCCAAATATAAATTCATCTGCATtaaataacaacaacaacaacaacaataataatactaacactgacaacaacaattcaaataataataattcaaataacaataagACAACTAATAACCCGCATGAcgataacaataataataataataataacaataaccAACAACCTCCTCCACCACCTCCTCCTGGCTCTTCTATAACCACGAAAACTTCAAGTCAAGCTTTGAtacaaaaattacaagatatttataaattgattgttaaacaagaaattcaattacAAGATCGTTGTTCACAATTAACCACATCACAAACAACTGacttgaaaaatttatggACCATTTATAAAATTAATTTGGATTTAATTAACAattatattaatttcataACAAATGCCCTTTTACCAACGCAATCTAAAAATGATTTACATATTGgtgaagaaattattgaaatttatagaattgaaagaagattATGGGTTTATGGTACAATCACATTCTTAGATGTACTTAAAagtttttccaattttatGGACCCTGAAGTTTGTTGTCAATTTATTAGTCATGTTTTCATCGccatttcattaatattaaatgatatccccatgaaatattcaatCCAATGGTTACAACGTCTTGGTGATTTATCAAGAATGGCCATTGCATTATACCCTTCAGGGTTCATTGATTGGAAATTAAGTGCTGAACATTGGTATAATGAGGCAATGAAATTCACTTATTCTCATGGgaaattatattatcatatgTCTACAGTTCAACAAAATACATTGGAAGCATTTGTTAATTTGGGGAAAAGTGTATTTTGTCAAGAAACTTTTACTCCATCACAACAATATATGCAATTAGTCATTGATAACATTTATCAAAGAGCTTTCGTGGAAAGAAATAATGGCAATCATAGAAATTtacaattaattgaatatttaaaacaTACCGAAGTAATGTTATTACCAACTTTTTTGGAAAGTTtagatttacaaaatgttGTGTTAGTTTATTTCCAGACTAAATTCGGCATACTAGACTCAACTCCACAACCACAAACGTCagacaacaataataatacaaacGGAGCAAACGTAAATATACCAtactcttcttcttctactactacttcttcttcttcttcttccgATAACACTACAAGATCATTCACTACCATAGATATCTTTAGAAATCAAGATATGTTTATTCAAAATCCTGatcatttaaaatatttctttagaCATTCAGGAACTTTTGCTCAATCTCATATCTTACAATTAGTTGGTTTCGGTGATCCAAAAAATCCATTTGCTTTATTATTCGAATTAccaaaatttttaaaagatcGTAAGgataaaaaatcaaaacgTAAAAATTCACAAActgcaacaacaacaacaataactGCAAATACTTCtcaaacaacaacaaccaccacaaataataatattgtaAATATGACAGACAACAACAttaatacaaataatgacaatgaCAATGGTAATTGTCCAAGTAAAGACGGGTCCATGATGTCAATTGATTacataaataatattaatttgaattcaaattcatctaatattaatcaattatttgataataattattcaaatattttatgtgaagaatttttcgaaaatattgatttattacaaTTCCCATATAAGATCCCACAAACTATTGAAATTTGGTtagaatcattgaaaaatattaatttaatttcattaaaatGTAGTATcattgttttgaaaaaattcttAAATGGTCCAATATTAATTGCATTACCACATTTATTAACTTGGATTCATTTCATAATTTCAATCCttttaaaaattgaaaattcaataacTGATAATCAAAGTAAAATTTTTTGgtattcatttttaaaatgtATAATACCATGGAATTCAATCGTGAATTTTTTAAACGTTTTAATGgtttatttattagataatattaatgatgaaaatttcaaattaatcatttcattatcaaataaatataactcaatgtcatcatcatcattgaatgaaatgTTGAAGTTTTTTAaccaaaatgaaaatttacctgaaatttggaaatgtTGGGGAACCCTATGGTTTGATGTCATttgtaataaaaatattaattcaGATACAACTTTTTtgaatcaaaataataataatactactactactactaaaaataatggtgaAGATATTCTTAATGATAATTATGATACTGATAAAACTTTAAGAGCAATGGGTATTGAAGATCATACAATTTTGGATTGTCCATTAGATGGTATTGGATTTGTAGccaatgatgaagatggtaTCAACTTTTATAAAAGATCAATTAGATTGATCTTTTTATGTAAATCAATGATTGAAACTTTCCCCAATTTAGGTCTCAAGATAAGTCATGAAACTTCAAATTATTGTCGTAATACAAAAATTCCTCAAAATTTCATTCTAAATAATTTTGCATTTAAATTAACAAATCTGTATGATCCATCACTCATCATCATTCCACAAACAGAACAGaacattgaaaatgaaaatgaaaatgaaaatgatgatctagaattcaataaatcaatcttatcaaatattatggaatttttccaaattcatgaaccaattgaagaaattaatttaaatttacaACTACAACCACCTTTAAGTATATTAGGAggtaatgaaaatattttcaattatcTTGGTTATAAAAGattaaattttaatattcaatCATTCCATGAAAATGGTGAAATCATTAGTGGGTCCATTTATTCATCATGGCCAATagattataataaattcaaagaacagcaacaacaacaacaacaacaagagCATCTTGTCAACGATTCAACAATGAAAAACGAAAATGTCACCGTGGGCGATATTACCCCCGAGGATGCATCATTTAAAGAGTTTATGAAATtatcatttcatttaaaattATCCACAAGATCAAACAATTCTCAAACACAAAATACTCATAAGATGGGGGTTAGTATTAATAAACACAGAACATTTTTCGTCTTTGATGCAACATCGTGGTTAAGACATTTTGCtcatatttataaattatcCAAAAATGGGTTTTTAAAATTTGCTGTCTGTTTAACCACATTCCAAGAATTGAGATTCTTAAGAAAATCTAAAGATGGTAATGTAGTCGAAGCATCAACAAGAGCTATCATTACAATGAGacaattatataaagagggtaaattattaccattaagATTTACAGGTAATGTAGCCACTGATATTGAAGAACATttagaatttgaagaaCAAATTACTTGGAGATCTCatgttgatgaatttgtCATTGAAGCCATTATTAGATCTCAAGAAAGGtttaaaacaaaatcaattcaaaattataatctttataatgacgatgatgatgatgatgatgatacaAAAACGGGCACTACTACTTTATCCAATACAAGTGTTGgtgttgataataatgtaaaTAATAGTAGAAATACGAATGTTGAGAATGAATTAGTTACAGGATTTTCATCTCCAACACCTTTACCTATTGATGTTACTGCCGATGACAAAATGAATAAGAATCAAATCAATGATATTGCAAATGCCAATGCCACGAGTGATATTGATATCGATATTGATgcaaatgatgatgaaggtgaattatttttattgatgaagaaaatttccaatatgTTGTTTTAA
- the PCK1 gene encoding phosphoenolpyruvate carboxykinase PCK1 (similar to Saccharomyces cerevisiae PCK1 (YKR097W); ancestral locus Anc_5.708) — protein sequence MSPIKASNTPIDPTDSNQVEQKIRQELDLSKDVTTIRRNAPAAILYEDALHERNTIISSTGALVAYSGEKTGRSPRDKRIVEEETSKDDIWWGPVNKPCSERTWSINRERAADYLRTRDHLYIVDAFAGWDPEYRIKVRVVCARAYHALFMTNMLIRPTQEELAEFGEPDFTVWNAGQFPANFHTQDMSSKTTIEINFKAMEMVILGTEYAGEMKKGIFTVMFYLMPVHHNILTLHSSANQGIRNGDVTLFFGLSGTGKTTLSADPHRLLIGDDEHCWSDKGVFNIEGGCYAKCINLSHEKEPEIFEAIKYGSILENVIYDPKTRVVHYDDSTLTENTRCAYPIEFIPSAKIPCLADTHPSNIILLTCDASGVLPPVSKLTPEQVMYHFISGYTSKMAGTEQGVTEPEPTFSSCFGQPFLALHPIRYATMLAKKISKHSANAWLINTGWTGSSYVSGGKRCPLKYTRAILDSIHDGSLAKQEFETLPVFNLQVPTNVNNVPKELLNPAKNWAQGEAKYNAAVSNLASLFVENFKIYQDKATPEVLAAAPRI from the coding sequence ATGTCTCCAATCAAAGCCTCTAATACTCCCATCGATCCAACGGATAGTAATCAAGTTgaacaaaaaattagaCAAGAATTAGATTTGAGTAAAGATGTCACTACTATCAGACGTAATGCTCCTGCAGCAATTCTTTACGAAGATGCCTTACACGAAAGGAATACAATCATTTCTTCCACTGGTGCATTGGTTGCTTATTCTGGTGAAAAAACTGGTAGATCTCCACGTGATAAACGTATCgtcgaagaagaaacttcCAAAGATGATATTTGGTGGGGGCCCGTCAATAAACCATGTTCTGAAAGAACTTGGTCCATTAATCGTGAAAGAGCCGCTGATTATTTAAGAACAAGAGATCATTTATACATTGTAGATGCCTTTGCAGGTTGGGATCCAGAATATAGAATTAAAGTTCGTGTCGTTTGTGCAAGAGCTTACCATGCATTATTCATGACTAATATGTTAATTAGACCAACTCAAGAAGAATTGGCTGAATTCGGTGAACCTGATTTCACTGTATGGAATGCTGGTCAATTCCCTGCTAATTTCCATACTCAAGATATGTCCTCAAAGacaacaattgaaattaatttcaaagcTATGGAAATGGTCATATTGGGTACAGAATATGCTGGTGAAATGAAAAAGGGGATTTTTACTGTtatgttttatttaatgCCCGTTCATCATAATATCTTAACTTTACATTCTTCAGCTAATCAAGGTATTCGAAATGGTGACGTCACTTTATTCTTTGGTTTGAGTGGTACAGGGAAGACTACTTTATCCGCTGACCCACATAGATTATTAAttggtgatgatgaacaTTGTTGGTCCGATAAGGGTGTTTTTAACATTGAAGGTGGTTGTTACGCTAAATGTATTAATTTGTCTCATGAAAAGGAACctgaaatttttgaagCTATTAAATATGGTTCTATCTTAGAAAATGTCATTTATGATCCAAAGACTCGTGTGGTCCATTACGATGATTCTACATTAACGGAAAATACAAGATGTGCATACccaattgaatttattcCAAGTGCCAAAATCCCATGTTTAGCTGATACTCATCCAAGTAATATTATCTTATTAACTTGTGATGCATCTGGTGTTTTACCTCCAGTTTCTAAATTAACTCCAGAACAAGTCATGtatcatttcatttctgGGTACACTTCCAAAATGGCAGGTACTGAACAAGGTGTCACTGAACCTGAACCAACTTTCTCCTCATGTTTTGGTCAACCTTTCTTAGCTTTACATCCAATTAGATACGCCACAATGTTAGCTAAAAAGATTTCTAAACATAGTGCTAACGCTTGGTTAATTAATACAGGTTGGACTGGTTCTTCTTATGTCTCTGGTGGTAAACGTTGCCCATTGAAATATACAAGAGCTATCTTGGATTCCATTCATGATGGATCATTAGCCAAAcaagaatttgaaactttaccagttttcaatttacaAGTTCCAACTAACGTAAATAACGTTCCAAAGGAATTATTGAATCCAGCAAAGAATTGGGCACAAGGTGAGGCTAAATATAATGCTGCAGTTTCTAATTTAGCTTCCTTATTTGtagaaaatttcaagatttATCAAGATAAAGCAACTCCTGAGGTTTTAGCAGCTGCTCCAAGAATCTAA
- the BAS1 gene encoding Bas1p (similar to Saccharomyces cerevisiae BAS1 (YKR099W); ancestral locus Anc_5.713) produces MTSSSTFTEKNVTTIPSDTIRNDITHQDEKHQKSTTRIEKKKEKKNTAFDLLDVTKSLGYQIHRKSGRNSWSKDDDKKLKKLINDTLINMNYNNGIDDIKTIQQSMSITKEIPWDLLATEFNATTNDNHNKKVTNKRTAKDLRKRWSGSLDPNLKKGKWTPEEDELLIKAYSKHGSHWLSVSMEIPGRTEDQCAKRYIEVLGPSSEGRLRDWTNEEDLSLISKVKKYGTKWRKISSEMEFRPSLTCRNRWRKIITLVIRNQASNEITQAVKENKSLNLDGISNDSKGNDSNKEERNRQDNLQNADRPITKINEKSMATTMEQVHSILPLKTNDKNQSDPDTAERINSNREGTPSTLFDIRHLHPLTELTSPLSNTNLNQINQPHNSNSRTDLISHQTSYTNNNSNHNIINSLANSAEHSQNINTNNNNVNDNAAFKTNGSIQTIPSNHYKTNPSSPSIKSNINTEMQWKFTLKDGRGLSISNGSIDTPELVKELIEQAKKYSLKISIHQHIHNHYGSQPVINNQNNIHTLKSNTTSSVPNLQLWENQNSTTNNNNNNNNNDNNTLNSHLFDLFGTKHTSANPHYHENNDTTTTLQNNNNTENAFLSKSPTFSPFGFDHKANLFSPPSFQQFPDLSQSNFNTDSNSNNVTNDHVNPVQHLAQQQDSTIISTTQVHFSSTNESNILDEAIEKSDKQSSVTSNATPGSTDSFSTPGSVPDVGPNRISHFNYLPPTLKPQLSSSDNVTRTADLNKLLNPSPSSNNSAHNSQTNEKRKKRKRKKSTSFNNSSSNTPSSVSTNNSTSTGIHLSYPTTNTNKKLKKNSEHMSDATLPKYSNSASINLEPSENSTTQRKTNATSSEFLEEDGVDFWESLRSLANVPTSNDSNSGNNG; encoded by the coding sequence ATGACAAGCAGTTCGACATTCactgaaaaaaatgttaCAACCATACCCTCAGATACAATTCGCAATGATATAACACACCAAGATGAGAAACACCAAAAAAGTACAACGAgaatagaaaagaaaaaagagaaaaaaaacacTGCATTTGATCTACTTGATGTAACAAAATCACTAGGTTACCAGATTCATAGGAAATCAGGTAGAAATTCATGGtcaaaagatgatgataaaaaattgaaaaaattaatcaatgatactttaattaatatgaactataataatggtattgATGACATCAAAACTATCCAGCAATCAATGTCTATTACGAAAGAAATACCATGGGATTTATTAGCTACTGAATTTAATGCAACAACAAATGATAATCACAATAAAAAAGTTACGAACAAACGAACAGCAAAAGATTTAAGGAAAAGATGGTCTGGTTCATTAGatccaaatttgaaaaagggTAAATGGACACCTGAGGAAGATGAACTATTAATCAAAGCTTATTCAAAACACGGATCTCATTGGCTTAGTGTATCAATGGAAATACCAGGTAGAACTGAAGATCAATGTGCAAAACGTTATATTGAAGTATTGGGACCAAGTAGTGAAGGTAGATTAAGAGATTGGACAAATGAGGaagatttatcattaattagtaaagtaaaaaaatatggtaCCAAATGGAGGAAAATTTCATCAGAAATGGAATTTAGACCTAGTTTAACTTGTAGAAATAGATggagaaaaattataacaTTAGTCATTAGAAATCAAGcttcaaatgaaattacTCAAGCtgttaaagaaaataaaagtttAAACTTAGATGGAATTTCAAATGACTCAAAGGgaaatgattcaaataaagAGGAGAGAAATAGACAAGATAATTTGCAGAATGCCGATCGACCAATAactaaaataaatgaaaaatcaatgGCTACTACTATGGAACAAGTACATTCAATCCTACCACTTAAGACAAATGACAAAAATCAATCCGATCCTGATACAGCAGAAAGAATAAATTCCAATCGAGAAGGAACGCCGTCTActttatttgatattaGACATTTACATCCATTAACAGAACTGACTTCCCCATTATCAAATACaaatttgaatcaaataaatcaacctcataatagtaatagtagGACTGATTTAATAAGTCACCAAACATCCTATACtaacaataatagtaaccataatataataaattcgTTGGCAAATTCAGCAGAACATTCacaaaatatcaatactaataacaacaacgtCAATGATAATGCTGCATTCAAGACCAACGGAAGCATACAAACTATACCATCGAACCATTATAAAACAAACCCATCCTCTCCCTCTATAAAATCTAATATAAATACAGAAATGCAATGGAAATTCACTTTAAAAGACGGTCGAGGTTTGTCAATTTCTAATGGGTCCATAGATACACCAGAGTTAGTAAAAGAACTTATCGAACAAgctaaaaaatattctttaaagatTTCCATTCATCAACATATTCACAACCATTATGGTTCACAACCTGTAATcaataatcaaaataatattcatacTTTGAAATCTAATACAACTTCGTCAGTTCCAAATCTACAACTATGGGAGAATCAGAACAGTACGactaacaataacaacaataataataataatgataataatactttGAACTCTCATTTATTCGATTTGTTTGGAACTAAACATACTTCTGCCAATCCCCATTATCATGAGAATAATGATACAACTACCACTCttcaaaacaataataatacagaAAATGCATTTTTATCCAAATCTCCTACCTTTTCACCCTTTGGATTCGATCATAAGgcaaatttattttcaccTCCATCTTTTCAACAGTTCCCAGACTTATCACAATCCAACTTTAATACAGATtcaaattctaataatgtTACTAATGATCATGTTAATCCAGTACAACACCTTGCACAACAGCAGGATTCTACAATAATTTCAACCACTCAAGTGCATTTCTCATCAACAAATGAAAGCAATATCTTAGATGAAgccattgaaaaatcagATAAACAATCATCTGTTACTAGCAATGCTACACCTGGTTCAACTGATTCATTTAGTACACCTGGAAGTGTACCTGATGTTGGACCAAATAGAATATCACATTTCAATTACTTACCACCTACTTTAAAACCCCAATTAAGTTCATCTGATAATGTCACAAGAACTGctgatttaaataaattattaaatccGAGCCCTAGTAGTAATAATTCCGCTCATAATTCAcaaacaaatgaaaaaagaaagaaaaggaaaagaaagaaaagcaCAAGCTTTAACAATAGTTCAAGTAATACTCCTTCATCTGTCTCTACCAATAATTCTACGTCGACAGGTATTCATTTAAGTTATCCCACTACCAACactaataaaaaattgaaaaaaaattcgGAACATATGAGTGATGCAACTCTGCCTAAGTACTCAAATAGTGCTTCGATAAATCTTGAGCCCTCTGAGAATTCAACAACCCAACGGAAAACTAATGCTACTTCCTCAGAATttttagaagaagatggtGTCGATTTTTGGGAGAGTTTACGTTCATTGGCCAATGTCCCAACATCAAATGATAGCAATAGTGGTAATAATGGATGA
- the SKG1 gene encoding Skg1p (similar to Saccharomyces cerevisiae YIL158W and SKG1 (YKR100C); ancestral locus Anc_5.716) — protein sequence MSRVSVAVGCAVGIPIAVGVFIASFFWWRLQRRFRKEEEMDQELERAVYDETGFISFDNLASLQQNDPKSNTNTVTNDISTDQNEGSDNSDTAQPRNTRKSKYFVPAYRRKINSMSIPNPSVAAQQHTSTSPHNTNKFTSIQDSSTASFDSSFPTNQRKISVYDQMIPIMSGINDSKGKLNSGTTMGTGSTIIAPDDSHSFQFHESTSSDDFIRNLHNQDFGSYYPKRASTSNISKLNGLNSPIVHNLNQSNNSFHTRDNSSLTTTQSKSNLNLTLPEKPIENVFDTPKSQRQREERQINQHIDIDDSVTSSLRKDDNSSSGNNNYSLKNNYDFANDNNVIEEEDQYENEFTNYAENKRAFIDSLKPK from the coding sequence tgGAGATTGCAAAGGAGATTTAGGAAAGAGGAGGAAATGGatcaagaattagaaagagCTGTGTATGATGAAACCGGATTTATCAGCTTCGACAATTTGGCATCTTTACAACAAAATGATCCAAAGAGTAATACAAACACAGTAACAAATGATATCTCAACGGATCAAAATGAAGGTAGTGATAACTCCGATACAGCCCAACCAAGAAATACTAGGAAATCGAAATATTTTGTTCCAGCATATCgtagaaaaataaactcAATGTCAATACCAAACCCATCCGTTGCAGCCCAACAACATACATCAACGTCACCTCACAATACCAATAAATTTACCAGTATACAAGATAGTTCTACGGCTTCTTTCGACTCTTCGTTTCCAActaatcaaagaaaaattagtGTTTATGATCAAATGATACCAATAATGTCCGGTATTAACGACTCAAAGGGGAAATTAAATTCTGGTACAACAATGGGAACAGGTTCCACAATTATTGCTCCAGATGATAGTCACAGTTTCCAATTTCATGAATCGACAAGTAGTGATGACTTTATTAGAAACTTGCATAATCAAGATTTCGGTTCATATTATCCTAAAAGAGCTTCAACCTCGAATATAAGTAAGTTGAATGGATTAAACTCACCAATAGTACATAATTTGaatcaatcaaataattcatttcaTACAAGagataattcttcattgaCTACTACACAAAGtaaatcaaatttaaatttgacGCTACCTGAAAAGCCAATAGAAAATGTATTTGATACTCCAAAGAGTCAGAGGCAGCGTGAAGAGCGTCAAATCAATCAACATATAGATATCGATGACTCAGTAACATCGTCATTAAGGAAAGATGACAATAGTAGTAGTGGTAATAacaattattcattaaaaaataattacgATTTTGCCAACGATAATAATgtaattgaagaagaagatcagtatgaaaatgaatttacTAATTATGCAGAGAATAAAAGAGCTTTCATTGATAGTTTAAAACCCAAAtaa